One window of Phycodurus eques isolate BA_2022a chromosome 17, UOR_Pequ_1.1, whole genome shotgun sequence genomic DNA carries:
- the rbm41 gene encoding RNA-binding protein 41: MRRVSRRPCEDGPLLEEQETEGQRQLHSLLLRQLHTQVDIDRCVAKKRSFAPAALYRPFGEQASGVRSLSQFQALQDDEHELANLRELGLTDPEIQLWQSRDAPEVPEQCHGVCAAPDVKRQRLQAIQDKIAARAELLARPQRFAASQPLSRREMEIEQALFQGSERQGFLTALYHRDENNQDGLQGAASTDPVASLYRDLLSKEPQGGEAARPSRLSTSAVSHDSLQGVDSQSEEVSPEPSERRASPRLEISRPIGSLRGAEGAGSGQPLTVTGRVATVTDQEILENRETQEGIRSIPRFRNYRPGKPSRVVCVKNLSPQASVAQLVALFSRFEGTGGGPPLLYRLLTGRMKGQAFVTLPDTEAAQNALQLLHGYRLLGKPLVLEFGRERKEADDGD; the protein is encoded by the exons ATGCGAAG AGTGAGTCGGCGACCCTGCGAGGACGGTCCGCTGCTGGAGGAGCAGGAGACTGAAGGACAGCGGCAGCTTCATAGTCTTCTGCTGCGGCAACTCCACACCCAAGTCGACATCGACAG ATGTGTAGCCAAGAAGAGGAGCTTCGCCCCGGCGGCGCTCTACCGGCCGTTCGGCGAGCAAGCATCTGGCGTGCGGAGTCTGTCTCAGTTTCAAGCGCTGCAGGATGACGAGCATGAGCTGGCCAACCTGCGGGAGCTGGGCCTCACCGACCCCGAGATCCAGCTGTGGCAAAGCAGGGATGCCCCAGAAGTACCCGAACAG TGTCACGGCGTTTGCGCGGCTCCCGACGTCAAGCGGCAGCGCCTCCAGGCCATCCAGGACAAGATCGCGGCCCGGGCGGAGCTCCTGGCGCGGCCCCAGCGCTTCGCCGCCAGCCAGCCGCTGTCCCGCCGCGAGATGGAGATTGAGCAGGCGCTCTTCCAGGGCAGCGAACGCCAGGGTTTCCTCACTGCGCTCTACCACCGAG ATGAAAATAACCAAGATGGCCTGCAGGGGGCGGCATCAACAGATCCAGTGGCCTCCCTCTACAGGGATCTTCTCAGCAAGGAGCCTCAAGGCGGGGAAGCTGCCAGACCGTCACGCCTTTCTACATCAGCGGTGTCACATGACTCGCTCCAGGGAgttgacagccaatcagaggaagtCTCTCCGGAACCGTCGGAGCGTCGCGCTTCTCCCCGGCTGGAGATCAGCCGGCCAATTGGCAGCCTGCGTGGGGCGGAGGGGGCCGGCTCGGGCCAGCCGCTGACCGTCACGGGGCGGGTGGCGACCGTGACAGACCAGGAAATCCTTGAGAATCGTGAAACCCAGGAGGGGATCCGGAGCATCCCGAGGTTCCGGAACTACCGGCCTGGAAAACCCTCCAGA GTGGTGTGCGTGAAGAACCTGAGCCCACAGGCGTCGGTGGCCCAGCTGGTGGCGCTGTTCTCCAGGTTCGAGGGGACTGGCGGCGGACCCCCACTGCTGTACCGCCTGCTGACGGGACGCATGAAGGGTCAGGCATTTGTCACTTTGCCAG ACACTGAAGCGGCCCAGAATGCTTTGCAGCTGCTCCATGGTTACCGGTTGCTTGGGAAACCTTTGGTGCTGGAGTTTGGCCGCGAGCGAAAGGAAGCCGACGATGGGGACTGA
- the LOC133416265 gene encoding claudin-3-like, producing the protein MVSATLELVGFFLGVLGLLGSIVATVLPFWEVSVNIGSKMMTMTTTGGSTKGLWMQCVHKLTGAFHCETYNSILMLSSDHQVSRVLMVVSLVLSMLGLVVVVLGMQSTICLEGPVELKKRVTGVGGCIFIIAGLMTLVPVSCTANKVIQTFYNLDVDVLPAPKFELGHCIYLGMVSALFSILGGSVLALSFYQGQWCGRHRGSYPYTVDGADVAVVQNPNVLQMGSIGDSRIYRGIQVKPIRVGYDFTGYV; encoded by the coding sequence atggtgtCTGCGACTCTGGAGCTGGTGGGCTTCTTCTTGGGTGTGCTGGGCCTACTTGGCAGCATCGTGGCCACGGTGCTCCCCTTCTGGGAGGTCTCGGTGAACATCGGCTCCAAGATGATGACAATGACGACGACCGGGGGCAGCACGAAGGGCCTATGGATGCAATGTGTCCACAAGCTGACCGGGGCCTTTCATTGCGAGACGTACAACTCCATACTGATGTTGTCCTCTGACCACCAGGTGTCCCGGGTCCTCATGGTGGTCTCCCTGGTGCTGTCCATGCTGGGCCTGGTCGTCGTCGTCCTGGGTATGCAGAGCACCATCTGCCTGGAGGGCCCAGTGGAGCTCAAGAAACGGGTGACGGGCGTGGGCGGGTGCATCTTCATCATCGCAGGCCTCATGACGCTTGTGCCCGTCTCTTGTACAGCCAACAAGGTGATCCAGACATTCTACAATCTTGACGTTGACGTGCTTCCCGCACCCAAGTTCGAGCTGGGCCACTGTATCTACTTGGGCATGGTCTCGGCTTTGTTCTCCATCCTGGGTGGCAGCGTGCTGGCTTTGTCCTTCTACCAGGGGCAATGGTGTGGAAGACATCGCGGCAGCTACCCATACACGGTGGACGGTGCCGACGTGGCGGTGGTGCAAAACCCCAACGTCCTGCAAATGGGAAGCATCGGCGATAGCAGGATCTACAGGGGAATCCAAGTGAAACCCATAAGGGTAGGATATGACTTCACAGGATATGTGTGA
- the LOC133416037 gene encoding claudin-9-like, which translates to MASAALELIGFFLGMLGLLGSLVSTVLPFWENTAHIGSNIVTASGSMKGLWMECVHQSTGALYCETYNSILALSSDLQASRALMVISLVLSTLGLVIAVLGMQCTVCLEGSGELKKRVAGVGGCFFLSAGFMTLVPVSWTTNKVIQNFYSPTVPATLKFELGDCLYLGMVSALLSMVGGGMLAVSLCEGKEGEGNRRRRYGGGGYPYPVGSGGVPVVRNPTTLQMGGISANSRGQTLIRSGSGSSGGVHVKPVAAGYDVTGYV; encoded by the coding sequence ATGGCCTCTGCTGCTCTGGAGCTTATAGGCTTCTTCCTGGGCATGCTGGGCCTACTGGGCAGCCTGGTGTCCACGGTGCTCCCCTTCTGGGAGAATACAGCGCACATCGGCTCCAACATTGTGACGGCCTCGGGCAGTATGAAGGGCCTGTGGATGGAATGCGTCCACCAGAGCACTGGGGCCTTATACTGCGAAACGTATAACTCCATCCTGGCTCTGTCCTCTGACCTCCAGGCGTCCCGGGCCCTCATGGTGATCTCCCTAGTGCTGTCCACCCTGGGCCTGGTCATCGCCGTCCTGGGTATGCAGTGCACCGTCTGCCTGGAGGGCTCCGGGGAGCTCAAGAAACGGGTGGCGGGCGTGGGCGGGTGCTTCTTCCTCTCGGCTGGCTTCATGACGCTGGTGCCTGTCTCCTGGACCACCAACAAGGTCATCCAGAACTTCTACAGTCCCACCGTGCCCGCCACTCTCAAGTTCGAATTAGGTGACTGTCTCTACTTGGGTATGGTCTCGGCCTTGCTCTCCATGGTTGGGGGCGGAATGCTGGCCGTGTCCCTCTGCGAGGGGAAGGAGGGTGAAGGAAACCGGAGGAGACGGTATGGGGGTGGAGGCTACCCGTACCCAGTTGGCAGTGGTGGTGTGCCGGTGGTACGAAACCCCACCACCCTGCAAATGGGAGGAATCAGCGCGAACAGTCGAGGGCAGACGCTGATTCGAAGCGGCAGCGGGAGCTCCGGGGGAGTTCATGTGAAACCTGTAGCAGCAGGCTATGATGTCACAGGATATGTGTGA